A genomic region of Chryseobacterium sp. KACC 21268 contains the following coding sequences:
- a CDS encoding phosphatase PAP2 family protein, whose product MEIKNPIIITLSRVISNFFNPLVSLVIYFFYYSYKNYTWEQASAKFLPILLLLIIPVALWIYRNVKNGNYTNMDVSNRKQRHSLYIFIIIATVIFLAVDFYLHKEMDWAIFMLCILLILMQVSNFFIKSSMHTSLNIYVAALFFTIEPVIGIFWFLLSIVIAITRVILKRHTPKEVLSGGAIAIFVSLIYLVMVNAIIF is encoded by the coding sequence ATGGAAATCAAAAACCCAATTATTATTACGCTTTCGAGAGTTATCTCGAATTTCTTCAACCCGTTGGTTTCTCTTGTCATTTACTTTTTCTATTACAGTTACAAGAATTACACGTGGGAGCAGGCTTCTGCAAAGTTTTTACCGATCCTACTTTTACTGATCATTCCTGTTGCGCTTTGGATCTACAGAAATGTGAAGAATGGGAATTACACCAATATGGATGTTTCGAATCGCAAGCAACGGCATTCGCTTTACATCTTCATTATTATTGCAACGGTCATCTTCTTGGCCGTGGATTTTTACCTTCACAAGGAAATGGACTGGGCAATTTTTATGCTTTGTATTCTATTAATATTGATGCAGGTCAGTAATTTCTTCATCAAAAGTTCGATGCACACGAGTCTGAATATTTATGTTGCGGCTTTGTTCTTCACCATAGAACCAGTGATCGGGATCTTTTGGTTTCTGCTTTCAATCGTCATTGCAATTACCAGAGTGATCCTCAAAAGACACACACCAAAAGAAGTTTTGTCCGGTGGCGCGATCGCTATTTTTGTATCTTTAATCTATCTTGTAATGGTGAACGCCATTATTTTCTAA
- a CDS encoding BlaI/MecI/CopY family transcriptional regulator, with amino-acid sequence MMLQTLTPSEEEIMQLIWHKGQIYFRELMDIYPEPKPHQNTVSTFLKILVDKDYLSTEKQGRIYLYTPTIGFDDYKKFVLKRFLETYFNNSGSELLKVLVEEKFVESKDFNQFFEGKTTDVSFKENIEEDNHIQDFIKEITGEKKSKKKDKKEKKKGKKKSK; translated from the coding sequence ATGATGTTACAAACGTTAACGCCTTCTGAAGAAGAAATAATGCAACTCATCTGGCACAAAGGTCAAATCTACTTCCGAGAATTGATGGACATTTATCCAGAACCAAAACCTCATCAAAACACAGTTTCCACATTCTTGAAAATCCTGGTGGACAAAGATTATCTTTCAACCGAAAAACAAGGCAGAATCTATCTTTACACGCCAACAATCGGTTTTGATGATTACAAGAAATTTGTTCTAAAACGCTTTCTAGAAACTTACTTCAACAATTCAGGAAGCGAATTATTGAAAGTTTTGGTTGAAGAAAAATTTGTCGAATCAAAAGACTTTAACCAGTTTTTTGAGGGAAAAACTACCGACGTTTCTTTCAAAGAAAATATTGAGGAAGACAATCACATTCAGGATTTCATCAAAGAAATCACTGGCGAGAAAAAGTCAAAGAAAAAAGATAAAAAGGAAAAGAAAAAAGGTAAAAAGAAAAGCAAATAA
- a CDS encoding DUF4153 domain-containing protein, which translates to MNQKLNEIFGKASFAIRQFPLVLLMALSASISLMFIAEENFRTSEKVFTLTKLMLVFCLGISLLFGLKILSQRIGKQILLEVGGISFLIGFYFLLPKLQKDFTEVYAFLLIPTFILSHLFVSFASFFRQKTEMHFWQYNKNLFINIVLTVIFTGVLTGGVELAIVAVDKLFDFNFNDKIYLRFFYLLAIFGSSFIFLLFNEKGLEYLEKEGNYPVVLKFFTQYILIPLLIIYVVILYFYSAKILINWELPRGWVSYLVLAYSIVGILAILLVHPLKENSAKSWVKMFSKIFYFTLIPLLILLFTAIFTRILEYGYTEPRYFVVLLSIWLATVVFYFIINKNASIKFIPTSLFAFGLFALIFPYLNTFSVAKRSQKNQLLQILNENKLLDNNQKIDFSRRVVDSTATEIANKFEFLGKRNETESLIKLIDDKQKDLAKDIAQSKNSYSLYYIVKDQFSNIKKTDKSTSDYQRLELISNQQIVDVSGYDYVVYFNRYNHSAKTIGNDTFEIFDRITDEEPQFKVILNSKEEADFSSLIKDLKTKYKGKIGKINLPEMAMEGDLEKYHLKISLGNLIIEKHKNNSSPTIDFENAYLLIKKK; encoded by the coding sequence ATGAATCAAAAGTTAAACGAGATTTTCGGGAAAGCGAGTTTTGCCATTCGGCAATTCCCTTTGGTTTTATTGATGGCTTTGTCGGCTTCGATTTCTTTGATGTTCATCGCTGAGGAAAATTTCCGTACTAGCGAAAAAGTTTTCACGTTGACCAAATTGATGTTGGTTTTTTGCTTGGGAATTTCATTGTTGTTTGGTTTGAAGATCCTTTCGCAGAGAATTGGAAAACAAATCTTGCTCGAAGTTGGCGGAATTTCATTCTTAATAGGATTCTATTTTCTGTTGCCAAAATTGCAAAAAGATTTCACCGAAGTTTATGCATTTCTACTAATTCCAACTTTCATTTTATCGCATCTTTTCGTTTCGTTTGCTTCATTTTTCAGGCAGAAAACCGAGATGCATTTTTGGCAATACAACAAGAATCTTTTCATTAATATTGTCTTGACTGTGATTTTCACAGGCGTTTTGACTGGCGGAGTCGAATTGGCGATTGTCGCGGTGGACAAGCTTTTTGATTTTAATTTTAATGATAAAATATATCTGCGCTTTTTTTATTTATTAGCCATATTTGGAAGTAGTTTTATCTTTCTTTTATTCAATGAAAAAGGTTTGGAATATCTGGAAAAAGAAGGCAATTATCCAGTCGTTCTGAAATTTTTCACGCAATATATTCTGATCCCACTCCTTATTATATATGTTGTCATCTTGTATTTCTATTCGGCGAAGATCCTCATCAATTGGGAATTGCCGAGAGGTTGGGTTTCATATCTTGTGCTCGCCTACTCGATTGTTGGGATTTTGGCGATATTGCTGGTTCATCCTTTGAAAGAAAACTCGGCGAAATCTTGGGTCAAAATGTTCTCAAAGATCTTCTACTTTACCTTAATTCCATTATTGATTTTACTTTTCACCGCCATTTTTACAAGGATCCTGGAATACGGATACACGGAACCGAGATACTTTGTCGTGCTACTTTCAATTTGGTTGGCTACAGTCGTTTTCTATTTTATCATTAATAAAAATGCAAGTATCAAATTCATTCCAACGAGTTTGTTTGCCTTTGGATTGTTTGCTTTGATATTCCCTTATCTCAATACATTTTCCGTAGCAAAACGAAGTCAGAAAAATCAACTGCTTCAAATCCTCAATGAAAATAAATTGCTTGACAACAACCAGAAAATCGATTTTTCCAGGCGAGTTGTCGATAGCACAGCGACGGAAATTGCGAACAAGTTTGAATTTTTGGGCAAAAGGAATGAAACCGAATCTCTAATCAAATTAATAGACGACAAACAGAAAGATCTAGCTAAAGATATTGCTCAGTCTAAAAATTCATATTCGCTTTACTACATTGTAAAAGACCAATTTTCTAATATTAAAAAGACAGATAAATCGACCTCGGATTATCAAAGATTAGAATTAATTTCAAATCAACAAATTGTAGATGTTAGTGGTTACGATTATGTTGTTTATTTCAACAGATATAACCACAGCGCCAAAACGATTGGCAATGACACGTTTGAGATCTTCGACAGAATCACAGATGAGGAACCGCAGTTCAAAGTTATTTTAAATTCTAAAGAAGAAGCCGATTTTTCTTCATTGATCAAAGATCTAAAAACAAAATACAAAGGAAAAATCGGAAAAATAAATTTACCCGAAATGGCGATGGAAGGTGATCTGGAAAAGTATCATCTCAAAATATCACTGGGAAATTTGATCATTGAAAAGCACAAAAACAATTCTTCACCAACCATAGATTTTGAAAACGCCTATTTGTTGATCAAGAAAAAGTAA
- a CDS encoding RNA-binding protein, translated as MNIFVSNINYATKDYQLQELFEEFGEVTSAKIITDRDTGRSKGFGFVEMGDEEGKQALDALNQKEFNGKILNVTEARPREEKPRRSFDNNRGGGYGGGNNRGGGYGGGENRGGGGGGRW; from the coding sequence ATGAACATTTTTGTTTCAAACATCAATTACGCAACTAAAGATTATCAGTTGCAAGAATTATTCGAAGAATTTGGAGAAGTAACTTCTGCAAAGATCATTACTGACCGTGACACTGGGAGATCAAAAGGATTTGGTTTCGTAGAAATGGGAGACGAAGAAGGAAAACAAGCATTAGATGCTTTAAATCAGAAAGAATTTAACGGTAAAATACTAAATGTTACCGAGGCTAGACCAAGAGAAGAGAAACCAAGAAGATCTTTCGATAACAACCGTGGTGGTGGTTACGGAGGTGGTAACAACCGTGGAGGTGGTTACGGTGGTGGAGAAAACCGTGGAGGCGGTGGAGGCGGCCGTTGGTAA
- a CDS encoding aldo/keto reductase, protein MYSELIAGTMRWGVWGADHSERKVQELIEVCLEEEISTFDHADIYGGHTTEELFGNAWKGMNIERDKIQLISKCGIVMNSEKKPSLLKYYNYEPDYILNCVDESLSNLKTDYLDLLLLHRPSPLLDPEKVAKVFETLKSQGKVKEFGVSNFSASQFDLLNQYFPLVTNQIEVSVNHLDAFYDGTLEQLMRKGLRPMAWSVMGNYFSEKTDQNIIIGNVLKELADKYDVEENQLLLAFILKPLAKIIPVIGTSKVETVRHLKKSLLIDLEAIDWFRILEASRGKQVD, encoded by the coding sequence ATGTATTCAGAATTAATAGCTGGAACAATGCGTTGGGGCGTTTGGGGCGCAGATCATTCCGAGAGAAAAGTACAGGAACTGATAGAAGTTTGCCTGGAGGAAGAGATCAGTACCTTCGATCACGCCGATATTTACGGAGGTCACACTACGGAAGAACTTTTCGGTAATGCCTGGAAAGGAATGAATATCGAAAGAGATAAAATTCAATTGATCTCCAAATGTGGAATTGTGATGAATTCTGAGAAAAAGCCATCGCTTCTCAAATATTACAACTACGAACCTGATTATATCCTGAATTGTGTTGATGAGAGTCTCAGTAATTTGAAAACAGATTATCTTGACCTTCTTCTCTTGCATCGCCCTTCGCCTTTGTTGGATCCAGAAAAGGTTGCCAAGGTCTTTGAAACTTTGAAGTCCCAAGGGAAAGTGAAAGAATTTGGCGTGAGCAACTTTTCTGCTTCCCAATTCGACTTATTGAATCAATATTTTCCTTTAGTAACAAATCAAATCGAAGTCTCAGTCAATCATTTGGACGCTTTCTATGATGGTACTTTGGAGCAATTGATGCGCAAAGGTCTGAGACCGATGGCCTGGTCTGTGATGGGAAATTATTTCTCGGAAAAGACAGACCAGAATATCATTATTGGCAATGTCCTGAAAGAGCTTGCTGATAAATATGATGTTGAGGAAAACCAGCTGTTGTTAGCATTTATTTTGAAGCCTCTAGCGAAGATCATTCCCGTGATCGGAACCTCTAAAGTAGAAACCGTCAGACACTTGAAAAAATCACTATTGATTGATTTGGAAGCAATAGATTGGTTCCGGATATTGGAAGCAAGCCGAGGAAAACAGGTGGATTGA
- a CDS encoding right-handed parallel beta-helix repeat-containing protein, with product MKKFTLLLMLGCAFAKAQFTSPNNGTSYTLTSLSAAAPTVLVKSGTDYTLTADLTLSATDKLLIDENTTLKVNSGVAIFIYGEYKTSTDNFTITASTVGSPYRGIRFEEGSVAEMKNTRVEYGGGVRVLTTGFLMDNCILYKNNNSGTTNLASSAALAIFQGSGHVVKNSQFLENSRAGINSGASGAVSIDIINNNFYGNNTDNGNYPQINMGPSGVDSTRVLNNTVIGNRAITKSGGISVSGLLGGLNRFRVQGNTVRDNRYGITHQGGGSSGIIIDNIIENNNTENLPNLGGSGISLTGTQKVTVRNNQIRGNLWGITVLSNAIIDLGTEADPGNNIFKNNANAGNTVALFNNTPNLVNAIGNCWREDELSTDAMVQAVIGSQTPNTVSFKPYNCADPLAVSDVSRSSMKIYPNPSKNHFFLDTENAGNIVIQDLSGKVVHSAIVNKGKNEINTNLQSGVYIITQQYEGKRSNTKLIIK from the coding sequence ATGAAGAAATTTACTCTTTTACTGATGTTGGGTTGCGCTTTTGCCAAGGCTCAATTCACCAGTCCGAATAACGGAACCAGTTACACGCTGACCAGCTTATCTGCTGCTGCACCGACAGTTTTGGTGAAAAGTGGGACAGATTACACGCTGACTGCAGACCTTACACTTTCTGCCACAGACAAGCTTTTGATTGACGAAAACACAACCTTGAAGGTCAATTCCGGTGTTGCAATTTTCATCTATGGCGAGTACAAAACGTCTACTGATAATTTTACGATCACAGCAAGTACAGTTGGAAGTCCGTACAGAGGCATTCGCTTCGAAGAAGGTTCTGTTGCCGAGATGAAAAATACACGAGTTGAATATGGCGGCGGCGTTCGCGTTCTCACCACCGGATTTCTGATGGATAATTGTATTCTTTATAAAAACAACAATTCAGGAACTACAAATCTTGCCAGCAGTGCAGCTTTGGCGATTTTTCAGGGATCAGGACACGTGGTGAAAAACTCTCAGTTCCTGGAAAACTCGAGAGCGGGAATCAATTCTGGAGCTTCAGGCGCTGTCTCAATTGATATCATTAATAATAATTTCTATGGGAACAATACAGACAATGGGAATTATCCGCAGATCAATATGGGGCCTTCTGGCGTAGATTCTACCAGAGTTTTGAACAATACCGTCATCGGGAACAGAGCCATCACCAAATCTGGCGGAATCTCGGTTTCAGGTTTGTTGGGAGGACTTAATCGCTTCAGAGTTCAAGGAAATACTGTAAGAGATAACAGATATGGAATCACGCATCAAGGTGGCGGAAGCAGCGGAATCATCATTGATAACATCATTGAAAATAACAACACGGAAAATCTACCAAACCTGGGTGGAAGCGGAATCTCCCTCACAGGAACTCAAAAAGTAACGGTAAGAAACAATCAGATCCGTGGCAATCTTTGGGGAATTACGGTTTTGAGCAATGCGATCATCGACCTTGGAACAGAAGCTGATCCTGGTAATAACATTTTCAAAAACAATGCGAATGCAGGAAATACTGTTGCACTCTTCAACAACACTCCAAATCTTGTGAATGCCATTGGAAACTGCTGGCGAGAAGACGAACTTTCCACAGACGCAATGGTGCAGGCCGTTATCGGAAGTCAAACTCCAAATACGGTTTCCTTCAAACCATACAATTGTGCTGATCCACTTGCTGTTTCAGATGTTTCGAGATCATCTATGAAAATCTATCCAAATCCAAGCAAGAATCATTTTTTCCTTGACACAGAAAATGCAGGAAATATTGTGATCCAAGATCTAAGTGGGAAAGTCGTCCATTCTGCAATTGTGAACAAGGGAAAGAATGAAATCAACACCAATTTGCAATCTGGCGTGTACATCATCACCCAACAATATGAAGGGAAAAGATCAAACACAAAACTCATTATCAAATAA
- a CDS encoding AraC family transcriptional regulator — protein MKISIKNMVCNRCISAVQAIFDELEIEFSNIELGEVETKNEISDKVLQNLNSKLKSTGFEILEDSSKKQIEKIKNLIIQKISEEDITEEFILTEFLSSELNKDYSAISKLFSQNENVTLEQYFILQKIEKVKELLLYKEFNLTEISLKLGYKSVQHLSNQFKKITGFSPTQFLNSNEKRIALDKV, from the coding sequence ATGAAGATCTCTATCAAAAATATGGTTTGCAACCGTTGTATTTCCGCCGTCCAGGCTATTTTTGATGAACTTGAGATTGAGTTTTCCAACATTGAACTTGGTGAAGTGGAAACTAAGAATGAGATTTCCGACAAAGTTCTCCAAAACCTGAATTCTAAACTAAAGTCCACTGGTTTTGAAATCTTGGAAGATTCATCCAAAAAACAGATCGAGAAGATCAAAAATCTGATCATCCAAAAAATATCTGAAGAAGATATCACCGAAGAATTCATTCTGACCGAATTTCTAAGTTCTGAGCTCAACAAAGATTACAGCGCGATTTCCAAGCTTTTCTCACAAAATGAAAATGTGACGTTGGAACAATATTTCATCCTTCAAAAAATTGAAAAGGTGAAGGAACTTTTGCTTTATAAGGAATTCAATCTGACAGAAATTTCTTTGAAATTGGGTTACAAAAGTGTGCAGCATCTTTCCAATCAGTTCAAAAAGATCACAGGCTTCTCTCCTACCCAGTTTTTGAATTCTAATGAGAAACGGATTGCTTTGGATAAGGTTTGA
- a CDS encoding helix-turn-helix domain-containing protein, which translates to MQSNLKILREQKNLTQSELAEKSGLSLRTIQRIEAGNPPKGFTLKAITEALDIQPENLFPTAEENPTVDRAKLINLSALCGLIIPFGSIIFPAILTYKTKDPINRELGKSVVSIQIILASVFSVLMIISPFIQRSISIKFPLFLIPLIAFIITKICIIIKNGISLNQNQNISIKLKNNFL; encoded by the coding sequence ATGCAATCCAACCTCAAAATCCTTCGAGAACAAAAAAACCTGACCCAATCTGAATTAGCGGAAAAGTCGGGACTTTCTTTGCGAACCATCCAGAGAATCGAAGCTGGAAATCCACCCAAAGGTTTTACGCTGAAAGCGATTACAGAAGCGTTGGATATTCAACCAGAAAATTTGTTTCCTACAGCAGAGGAAAATCCGACAGTCGACCGAGCAAAACTCATCAATCTTTCTGCCTTGTGCGGATTGATCATTCCATTTGGTAGCATTATTTTTCCAGCGATTTTGACCTACAAAACCAAAGATCCCATCAACAGAGAATTAGGGAAAAGTGTTGTGAGCATTCAGATCATTCTGGCTTCAGTTTTCTCTGTTTTGATGATCATTTCTCCGTTCATTCAGAGGTCAATATCAATCAAATTTCCATTATTTTTGATTCCATTGATCGCCTTTATCATTACAAAAATCTGCATCATCATCAAAAACGGAATCAGCCTCAATCAAAACCAAAATATCAGTATTAAACTGAAAAACAACTTCTTATAA
- a CDS encoding class I SAM-dependent methyltransferase — MNPEKNYIEINRESWNNRTDAHLESEFYDLAGFKKGNTSLNDIELDLLGDIKGKSILHLQCHFGQDSISLSRLGAKVTGIDLSDKAIDSAKQLAKETNTDTTFICSDIYDLPNHLDQKFDIVFTSYGTIGWLPDLDKWGKVISRFLKPNGKFVFVEFHPVVWMFDDNFEKIAYRYFNSGAIVETESGTYADKTADITQDYVMWNHGFSEVLNSLITNGLEINSLDEYDYSPYNCFNKTVEIAPKKFRIEHLGDKIPMVYSVLATKKN, encoded by the coding sequence ATGAACCCAGAAAAAAACTATATAGAAATCAACCGCGAATCTTGGAACAACAGAACCGACGCCCATTTGGAATCTGAGTTTTATGACCTCGCAGGTTTCAAAAAAGGAAATACTTCGCTTAACGATATTGAGCTTGATTTGTTGGGCGATATTAAAGGAAAATCTATTCTGCATTTGCAATGTCATTTTGGTCAAGATTCTATTTCCTTAAGCCGATTGGGTGCGAAAGTCACTGGCATTGACTTGTCTGACAAAGCTATTGACAGCGCTAAACAATTGGCAAAAGAAACCAATACAGATACTACTTTTATTTGCTCTGATATTTACGATTTGCCCAATCATCTTGATCAAAAATTTGACATCGTTTTCACAAGTTACGGAACGATTGGTTGGTTGCCAGATTTGGACAAATGGGGAAAAGTGATTTCCAGATTTTTGAAACCAAACGGGAAATTTGTCTTTGTAGAGTTCCATCCTGTGGTTTGGATGTTTGATGATAATTTTGAAAAAATCGCGTATCGATATTTTAATTCTGGTGCGATTGTAGAAACAGAATCGGGAACTTATGCAGACAAAACTGCTGACATCACACAAGATTACGTGATGTGGAACCACGGATTCAGCGAGGTTTTGAATAGTTTGATAACAAACGGACTCGAGATCAATTCTTTAGATGAATACGATTATTCTCCATACAATTGCTTCAACAAAACGGTAGAAATCGCGCCAAAGAAATTCAGAATCGAGCATCTTGGCGATAAGATTCCGATGGTTTATTCTGTTTTGGCGACCAAGAAAAATTAA
- a CDS encoding acyl-CoA dehydrogenase family protein: MKKNHNQFSKSKLSELVKSSQLIGEESLAEASETDSVKSFPEKTLAKLKSTKFLSASIPEKLGGQNLGLIPGTNLAMLNILKNIGKGNLVMGRVLEGHINAQILIDQFGSEKQKKLFAEDAIAGKLFGVWNTQATDGTFLTKVEKNIYQLNGSKTFATGTDYVSRPIVTAARKGGAWQMCVVPLDESSVKSDSSWWNPMGMQSSRSFKMTFLKTKLQKINLLGKAGEYYQQPGFSGGAVRFAAVQLGAAEQLLDETKKYLVNLNRTQDPFQKMRLGQMAIAVESGNQWIVGASSRMDRYMKQPTKSEAEHFVIYANMMRTAIEQICTDVMNLCQKCVGARGLNKPYHFERIIRDLSTYLRQPAPDQVLADVGGYVLNSNVPASEIWNMNLKKIKKDESNKS, encoded by the coding sequence TTGAAAAAAAACCATAACCAATTCAGTAAATCCAAATTATCAGAATTGGTAAAATCTTCTCAACTGATTGGAGAAGAATCGCTCGCCGAAGCCTCAGAGACTGATTCTGTCAAATCTTTTCCCGAAAAAACTTTAGCCAAACTAAAATCCACAAAATTTTTATCAGCAAGCATTCCCGAAAAATTGGGAGGTCAGAATTTAGGATTGATTCCCGGAACCAACTTGGCAATGCTCAATATTCTGAAAAATATTGGAAAAGGAAATCTGGTGATGGGACGAGTTTTGGAAGGTCACATCAATGCGCAGATTTTAATTGACCAATTTGGCTCCGAAAAGCAAAAGAAGCTGTTTGCAGAAGATGCGATTGCGGGTAAACTCTTTGGAGTTTGGAATACGCAAGCAACTGATGGAACTTTCCTCACAAAAGTGGAAAAAAACATTTATCAATTGAATGGTTCTAAGACTTTTGCGACGGGAACAGATTATGTTAGCCGACCAATTGTCACTGCCGCAAGGAAAGGTGGAGCTTGGCAAATGTGTGTCGTCCCGCTTGATGAATCATCCGTAAAAAGCGATTCCAGCTGGTGGAATCCAATGGGAATGCAGTCCAGCAGAAGTTTTAAAATGACATTTTTGAAAACCAAACTTCAGAAAATTAATTTACTCGGAAAAGCCGGCGAATATTACCAACAACCAGGATTCAGTGGCGGTGCTGTACGATTTGCGGCTGTTCAGTTAGGCGCCGCGGAGCAACTTTTAGATGAGACAAAAAAATATCTCGTGAATCTAAACAGAACTCAAGATCCGTTTCAAAAAATGAGATTGGGTCAAATGGCAATTGCTGTTGAATCAGGAAATCAGTGGATTGTTGGTGCTTCATCAAGAATGGACCGTTATATGAAACAACCGACTAAAAGTGAGGCGGAACATTTTGTCATTTATGCTAATATGATGCGAACCGCCATAGAGCAAATCTGTACGGATGTGATGAACCTTTGTCAAAAATGTGTTGGTGCACGTGGTCTCAACAAACCTTATCATTTTGAGAGAATCATTCGTGATCTAAGTACTTATCTAAGACAACCTGCGCCAGATCAAGTCTTGGCAGATGTTGGTGGCTACGTCCTAAATTCTAATGTTCCTGCAAGTGAGATCTGGAATATGAACTTAAAAAAAATTAAAAAAGATGAATCAAATAAATCTTGA
- a CDS encoding PIG-L family deacetylase, with protein sequence MNQINLENIPLAPEQCVTGFGTTLIVAPHADDESLGCGGVISLLRKYGQTVYILLLSDGTLSHPNSKEYPAEKLRDLREKELIEACAILGVAEENIIFGRYPDRNVPTFGDERFETSVKNISKMLDVIKPQSIFVPWRRDPHPDHQASFQLMNSAETSNAKIYEYPIWLKELGQSGDEPTNEESMPFRLNISNVLSQKQEAISKHRSQITDLINDDPEGFRLSQEMLDQFNVPYETFFISK encoded by the coding sequence ATGAATCAAATAAATCTTGAAAATATTCCGTTGGCACCAGAACAATGTGTCACAGGATTTGGAACCACATTGATTGTCGCTCCACACGCCGATGATGAAAGTTTGGGTTGTGGCGGTGTCATTTCACTGTTGCGAAAATATGGGCAAACAGTTTATATTTTATTACTCAGCGACGGAACTTTGTCTCACCCAAACAGCAAAGAATATCCTGCAGAAAAGCTAAGAGATCTGCGCGAAAAAGAATTAATTGAAGCCTGTGCAATTCTTGGCGTTGCTGAAGAAAATATCATTTTTGGCAGATATCCCGATAGAAATGTGCCGACATTTGGTGATGAAAGATTTGAAACCTCGGTTAAAAATATTTCCAAAATGCTGGACGTCATCAAACCTCAAAGTATTTTCGTGCCGTGGCGCAGAGATCCACATCCGGATCATCAAGCATCTTTTCAATTGATGAATTCTGCTGAAACTTCCAATGCTAAAATTTATGAATATCCAATCTGGCTCAAGGAATTGGGGCAATCTGGAGATGAACCAACCAACGAAGAATCAATGCCTTTCCGACTGAACATCAGCAATGTCTTATCTCAAAAACAGGAAGCAATTTCTAAACACCGTTCTCAAATTACAGATTTGATCAATGATGATCCGGAAGGTTTTAGGCTTTCTCAAGAAATGCTGGATCAGTTTAATGTACCCTACGAAACATTTTTTATCTCAAAATAA
- a CDS encoding class I SAM-dependent methyltransferase, producing the protein MEEKQSLDSEYFKGVYDANEDPWNFEASEYEAKKYAVTIASLPKDHYENVLEIGCSIGVLTQLLTQKSEHLLATDISEKALNLAKKRCENLENVTFKKLNFQNELPEDEYDLIMVSEVAYYLSPNDWETAVGNLFDRLKTDGNIVLVHWLPEVHDYPQTGDEVHQSFEKLMKDKMTNIFTGRAETYRIDVWAKS; encoded by the coding sequence ATGGAAGAAAAACAATCTTTAGATTCGGAATATTTCAAAGGTGTCTATGACGCCAATGAAGATCCTTGGAACTTTGAAGCCAGCGAATATGAGGCAAAAAAATATGCGGTAACGATTGCTTCTTTGCCCAAAGATCATTATGAAAATGTTTTAGAAATCGGTTGCTCGATTGGCGTTTTGACTCAACTTTTGACTCAGAAAAGCGAACATTTGTTGGCAACAGATATTTCGGAAAAGGCTTTAAATCTTGCGAAAAAACGTTGTGAGAATTTGGAAAATGTCACATTTAAAAAACTCAATTTTCAAAATGAACTTCCGGAGGATGAATATGATCTGATAATGGTTTCCGAAGTGGCCTATTATCTTTCGCCAAACGATTGGGAGACGGCTGTCGGAAATTTATTTGACAGATTAAAAACTGACGGAAATATCGTCCTGGTACATTGGTTGCCAGAAGTTCACGATTATCCGCAGACCGGCGACGAAGTTCATCAGAGTTTTGAGAAATTAATGAAAGACAAAATGACGAACATTTTCACCGGCAGAGCTGAAACTTACAGAATTGACGTTTGGGCAAAATCGTGA